DNA from Propionispora vibrioides:
CGGGGAATTCACTTCAAAATAGGGATTCTCGGTTGTCGCACCGATCAAAATAACCCGTCCATCCTCCACAAAAGGCAGCAACACATCTTGCTGGCCCTTATTAAACCGATGGATTTCGTCAATAAACAGTAACGTGCGCTGCCTGTGCAAAATAAGGCGCTCCTTAGCCCCTTCCGTTACTTTACGGACATCGGCAATCCCCGCCGCCACGGCATTTAACTGTTCGTAATGGCTGCCTGTCTGATTGGCAATGACATTGGCCAGTGTTGTTTTTCCCGTACCTGGCGGACCGAATAAAATCATCGAAGGAATATTATCGGATTCGATCATTTTTCGTAGAAAACTCCCCTGGCCGACCACCTTATCCTGTCCGACAAACTCCTCCAGGCTCCGAGGCCGCATACGCGCGGCCAACGGTTCATTCTTCCTCCCTGTTTCCTGCTGCAGGCTGTATGAAAACAAATCCATTTCCGGTTGTACTCCTTTCTCCCCTTGCTCCCGGCAATACCACCGTATCCCACGCTGTTTTTCCGGCCAGCCCCGGGATAGGCGAGAGCATCTCTCATATAAGTTAACATTCTCTCCAAATCGTTATTTATCCTGTCAAATAGAAAAAACCTAAGCCTCTTGCCGACGCTTAGGTTGCTTTTTCTTGCCTTCTTCCCCACCATGCCGTATATCGCCGCTGTTTTGAACCTGCCCTAAGCAGGTGGGCACCCTCCTGCTTACTTTATGTGTCCTCGCGAAAGGCATGCATGCGATAAACAGAGTCAGGTTCCCTTATTTACGGTGTTGGCTCAAAACATTGGCACCCACGTACATAGCAGGGTGAGAAAGGCAATGTTTATGCTTTTATATTATCAAAAAATTTCGCCAATTGCAAGTTTTCCGTCGTGGAACATTATTCCAGGCGGTTTATCCGGCAGCCAAGCGGTGCTAAGATTACCGTCCTCTGCAAGCGGGCGTTATACCCTCATAGGCACAGTCGAGCAACTAACTTCCCGGGTACTTCCGACTAAGCTTCAGGGGGTGTCAAAATCCCTCCTGAAACAAGTCTCATTTATTTGCTGACCGGTTTCTTAAGTACAATATCCGTCTTAATCGACAGTTCCTTAAGCTGCGCCGGCGATACCTCCGAAGGCGCCTGGGTCATTACGTCGGTGGCGCTTTGCGTTTTGGGGAAGGCAATGACATCGCGAATCGAAGAACGCTTGGCCATCAACATGATCATCCGGTCCAAACCAAAGGCGATACCGCCATGAGGAGGCGTACCATATTCAAAGGCTTCCAGCAGGTAACCGAATTTTTCCATAGCTTCTTCTTTGCTCAGTCCGATTGCTTTAAACACCTTTTCTTGTAAATCGCGGTTGTATATCCGGATACTGCCGCCGCCAATTTCGGTGCCGTTCAAGATCATATCATAGGCTTTTGCTTTCATCTGCCCCGGATTGGTGTCGATCAGAGCAGCATCCTCATCGCGGGGAGCGGTAAACGGGTGATGCATAGCAGTCCAGCGTTTTTCTTCCTCATCATACTCAAACATGGGGAAATCGACAACCCACAGGAACGCCAACGCATCGGGGTCAATCAAATTAAGCCGCCGCGCCATTTCCAGACGCAGTTGGCCCAAAGCGGCTGCTACTACTGCCGGCTTATCGGCAATAATCAGAAGCAAATCACCTTCCTGAGCGTTGGTGGCAGACAATATCTGCTGGACTTTCTCTTCACTAAAGAACTTGGTGATCGGCGATTTAATTCCTTCCGCCGTGTAACAAATCCAAGCCAGCCCTTTGGCACCATAGATATTCACATATTCAACCAGACCGTCCAATTCACGTCTGGGTATTTGGGAATAACCTTTAACATTGATTGCCTTTACCTGACCGCCGTTAGCCAGGACAGTCTCAAACACTTTGAAGTCCGAACCGCGTACCGCGTCAGAAATATCCATCAGTTCCATGCCAAACCGGAGATCCGGTTTATCGGAACCATACCGGGCCATCGCATCTTCATAGCTCAACCGCAAAAAGGGTGTCGGGATGTCCATATTCATGGTTTCCTTGAACAAATAGGCAATCATGTTTTCCATCATGACCAGAATTTCCTCGCGGTCCAGGAAGGACATTTCAATATCCAGCTGGGTAAATTCAGGCTGACGGTCAGCCCGCAAATCTTCGTCACGGAAGCAGCGGACAATCTGGAAATACCGCTCCATACCGGCCACCATCAAAATTTGTTTGAAAATCTGCGGAGATTGCGGCAAGGCAAAAAACTTTCCAGGATTCACCCGGCTGGGCACCAAATAGTCGCGGGCACCTTCCGGCGAGCTTTTCATCAGCATCGGTGTTTCAATTTCCACAAAACCATTATGATCGAAAAAGTCGCGCATGGCTTTGGTGACATGATGACGGAGCATCAAGTTACGTTGCATTTCCGGACGGCGCAAGTCCAAATACCGGTACTTGAGGCGCAATAACTCATCAACATCCACATTGTCCTGAATATAGAAGGGAGGTGTCTTAGCGGCATTTAAAATCCGCAGTTCCTCTCCATATATCTCGATTTCACCGGTAGCCACGTTGACGTTAACTGTTTCCGCCGACCGCAAGCCCACTTTCCCCTTTACACAAAGTACGTATTCGCTGCGCACCGTTTCCGCCTTTTTGAAAATATCGGCATATACATCCGAAGAGAATACAATTTGCACAATACCGGAACGGTCTCTTAAATCAATGAAAATTAAACCGCCATGGTCACGCCGGCGGGCAACCCAGCCACACAATACAACCGTTTCGCCATTCATCGCCTTATTCAAATCATTACAGGAATGAGTCCTTTTCAGTCCTACCATCGTATCCATTTCACTATTCCTCCGTCTCTCTTTGAATCTTGCCTGTAACGTCAGCCACAGCAACCAATTCCTGCTCGCCGCTGTGCATGTTCTTTAACATTACCTTGCCATCAGCCATTTCTGCTTCGCCAACAATCGCAACATATCGGGCCGGATACTTATTAGCATGTTTCAGTTGTGCCTTGATGCTTCTGTCCATATAGTCCATATCGGCCCGGAGACCGGTCTGCCGCAAGTCGCACAACAGGCGAAAGGCATAACTTTGCATGTCTTTGCCCATGGGGGCTACAAAAACATCGATATCGCCGGTTGTATCGGGTAATAGTTTTTGCTTTTCCAAAGCCAGCATAACCCGTTCCAGGCCAATAGCCAGGCCAATGCCCGGCGTCGGCTGTCCGCCGCACTCGGCAACCAGACCGTCATAACGGCCACCGCCACATACGGCGCTCTGTGCTCCCAGCGGCGCATACTGAATCTCAAAGGCGGTTTTTGTATAATAGTCAAGACCCCGCACCAGTCTCGGATTTAATTGATAATCAATACCGGCTGCGGTAAGCAGCACTTTTAGCTGAGAAAAATGTTCCCGGCATTCATCGCATAAGCAATCAATCACTTCCGGCGCACCGGCCGACAGGTTAGTGCAAGTCTCCTTCTTACAATCCAGTATTCGCATCGGATTACGGTCAAACCGCGACTGACAGTCGGAACACAATTCCGGCAATTTATCCGCTAAAAAGTCCTGCAGTCTTTTACGATAGACAGGACGGCATTCCGGACAACCTACCGAGTTAATATACAGTTTTAAATCATTGAGACCCAGCCGTTGAAAGAAGGTTACGGCCAGGATGATAATTTCCGCATCCACCGCCGGTCCCTTGGCCCCCAACGCCTCTATGCCAAACTGATGAAACTGGCGGTAACGACCTGCCTGCGGCCGGTCATACCTAAACATGGGCCCCATATAAAACAACTTAGCCGGCAAAGGCCCGGCATACAGCTTGTTTTCCAGAAAAGAACGGACTGTCGCTGCCGTATTCTCGGGACGTAAGGTCAGGCTCCGTCCCCCCCGGTCAGTAAAGGTGTACATTTCCTTTTCCACGATATCCGTAGTTTCACCAATCCCGCGAAGAAAAAGTTCCGTATGCTCAAAAACCGGCGTACGGATTTCCTGATACGCAAAAGAACGGCATACATCACGCGCTGTTTTTTCGATATATTGCCAATACCCGCTGGAATCCGGTAATATATCCTTTGTTCCGCGCGGACCTGTTGTCAACATGTAAAAAATTCCTCCTCGTTATTCAAACAACCCTGCAATAACCGCATTTCGCTCCGCAAGGTAGGTTGTAAGATTTTTCATATATGTATGGACATCCTTGGGATGATAGCAATTTTTAATTTGGCCGGTAAGGGGCTGCACCGCTTTGGTCGTTGCCGCCGGGCCAACGCCAAGGATTGTCTGGTTTTCCTCCATAATCTGGACATTATAGATACATTCTGTTCCCGCTTTTGCATAGCCAACATTTTCTAAATTACCGGACATATATTTCTGCCGGTACAGATAGTAAGGATGCATGTTTAATTCAGCCATGGCTTGTCTGGCAATGGCCAACATGTTTTCTGTCGTTTGGCGTCCCGGCAGTAACTCACTGCATTCCTCCAGCGACATCTTAAGCCTGGACCCCTTTTTCAAAGCTAAAGTGTGTACCGTTACATTATCCGGGTGTAACGCCGCAATACGGGTAACGGTATCTTGCATATCCGCTTCCGTTTCCCCCGGCAAACCGGCGATAATATCCATATTAATATAAAATTGCTCCATACTGCTCAATTTTTGGAACATACTTATTATATCCTCAACAGTATGCTTTCGTCCAATGAGTTTTAAAGTTTTTTCCTGCATAGTCTGAGGATTCAGGCTTACCCGATTGACGTTATACTGTTTCAGTAGCTCCAACTTGATCTGATTCAAGCTGTCCGGCCGGCCGGCTTCCACGGTATATTCCGCAGGAACGGTTTCTCCCAGAAAGAATTTAACCATTTCCAGTAGTTGCCGGAACTGTTCATTAAGCAGGCTGGTTGGCGTTCCCCCGCCAATATATACTGTTTGAAGCTCCAGTCCGTATTGGTCGATTAATTGTCTGGCAGCGCGTAAATCCATTGCCAGAGCCGTCAAAAAACTCCCTACCGCGGCTTCTGCGGGGAGTGCAAAGCCTGGGAACGAACAATACAGGCAGCGGGACGGACAATAAGGAATGCCGATATACACACTGATTTGCCTGGCGTTATGACGAAACTGAGGCAGTCGGTTCTGACGGCCGACCACCTCAACAATCAACTCAGCCTTATCTCTGTCCAGAGCATAATCGCCAATCAGCTTATCAATCACCGTTTCCGGTGTCAAACCGGGCTCCAGTAATTTCCGGACCATTTTACCAGGCCGTACCCCGGACAAAATGCCCCAGGGTCCGCCTTTCTCACCTGTAATCCGCCGCATAAGCAAAAGCAAATTCAGGCGTACCAGCCGGCGGGCCGTCTTAGCGGCTTCCACCGGCAAGGAAGCCGCCTGATGAGCTTGTTCAAAAGAGATCACTGCCGCGGACTCCCGTACAAAAACCGCTGTGCTGACCCGGACTGCGTCAGCTTCTATTGCCGCATAATTGTCGATATAGAAGCTGTCTTCCGCTAGCTGTTGCCATGAACTCCGGCCTAGCGGCGGCCCAGCGGCACCTATTTGAAACAGATTCATAATGGCCCGGATATCCTGTAAAAACAGCTCCTGATTTTCTCCGCTGAAATACGTACTAGGTCTCACTTTTCTTTTGGCACTCCTGACAATAGCCGTAAAACTTAAGCTGGTGATCCACCACCGCAAAATTGCTTTTCCGGGCTACCGCACTTTCCAGTGCATCCAGCAAATCATCCTCAAACTCCCTCACCTTACCGCAGGACAGGCAGATTAAATGATGATGATGGTGGCTGGTGCTGTCTTCGTTAATCTCATAGCGGCTACGGCCATCACCAAAGTCCATCTTTTGCAAAACCGATAAATCACTCAGCAATTCCAACGTCCGGTATACGGTAGCCAAGCCGATTTCCGAGGACTGATCCCGTAAAATGTTATGCACATCCTCCGCGCTTAAGTGTTCTCCCTGATGATCGAGAAAAGCCTGCAGCACAATTTGACGCTGTGAAGTCAATTTATACTGCCTTTCCCGGAACATCTCCTTTAATTGGGCCATAGTAATACTCATTTTTCATTTCACCTATCTTTCTCTATGCCATAAATGTCTAACAAGTACTCTCAAGAGCGCCGCTACCGGCACTGCCAGGATCATTCCCGCAATGCCAAATAATTTTCCGCCCACCAGCAGACTGATAATAATGATAACAGGATGAAGTGCAATCGAATGTCCCATAATCTTGGGTACAACCACATGATTTTCAAGCTGATGGATCATCAGGTAAAAAACAATCACCTTAAGCGCCAGTGCCGGCGCCGTTGCGTAAGCCAGTAAAATGGCCGGCAAAGCGCCAACAATCGGACCGACAATCGGAATGGTTTCCGTAAGCATCGCCAGCAGCCCCAGCACCATGGGATACTGGACACCCATAAGGTACATGCCGGCAAACACCATGAGACCGATCACAATACTCACCAGAATCTGACCGCGAATGTATTGACTTACCACCTCCGCCATTTCGTCGATAATGACGTTCGCTTTATGCCTGGTCTCACCGGGAAATACCGCCAGGATATCCCCTTTTAAAAACCGCCAGTCCTTAAGAAAATAATAGGTCAACACAGGTACAACGACTAGTTCAACCGCTCCCGACGCAACGGAAAAAGCCGTATTCAGCATCCGTTTCGCCAGATCAATCGTGTATGCTGTGGCCCCATTCAAGACTTGATCGATAATATTGTGAATATTATCTGGTATTTCCACATTATGTGTATTTCTTTCAAACTCTATCGAAATCATCTTTAACTTAAAGATCAGCGCAGGCAAATCAGCCAGGAATTTATAAAACTCAATAATAAAAGGTGTAAACAAAAAGACCGCAATGACCGTCACCAGTATGGCTGCACAAATAAATGATAAAAGAGTTGCCACGCCCCGGGGCAAATGCCGGTGAAAAGGCCAGATGGGAACAGCTACGAAAAAATCCACCACGGGATTTAAAATAAAAGATATCACCATGGCCAGCAGAATAGGTAAATAAATAGCGCTCACTTCATTTACCAAATAGATAATAACGGCCGCAGCCACCAGTTTTAAATAGCCTGTTTGCGTCTTGGTCAACATAGGTCTCACATACGGATGAAGGAATTCATCCGGCGCTCCCATCCAATGGTGGTAGCCGGTCCATGCCCCGGCAGCACCTTTATATCATCCGGCAGCACCATCAATTTTTCCCGTATCCCGGCAATCAGCAGTTCGCTGGACCCGCCGGGGAAATCGGTCCGACCGACCGATTCGGCAAACAGGGTATCGCCACTGAGCAAAAACTTGTCTCCCAACAGACAGATTCCACCAGGCGTATGTCCGGGAGTATGGAGCACCCTGAGCGTTCCTTCCCCGACAGCAACTAAATCCTCTTCCTGCAGGAGCCGGTCCGCCGCCTGACAGATTACCGGCGCGCCGATATAAACAGACAGATTGCGTTGCGGACTTGTCAGCATGGCTGCATCGTCGGCATGAATATAAACAGGCGCCTGGGTGGCCTCCCTGATTTTATCGTTCGCCGTGATATGGTCGGCGTGTCCGTGGGTATTCACAATGGCCGTTACCTGGAGTTTTTGCTCCTGCACTGTTTGCAATATTTCCGCCGCGTTGGCACCGGGATCCACCACAATGGCCTGCCGTGTTTTCTCACAATAGACAATATAACAATTGGTCCCCAATGCCCCTACTTCGATGGCTATCACTTCCATGTAATCCCTCCTAAAAGGTTCTCTTACTATCCAACAGCAGCGTTACCGGTCCATGATTAGCCAAAGTGACAATCATTTCCGCCTGAAACTGCCCAGTGCCAACCCTCACTCCCAATGAAGAACAAACTTTTACAAACGCTTCGTACAACTCATTGGCCTCACTAGGCGGTGCCGCCATTGAAAAACTGGGCCTGCGGCCTTTGCGGCAGTCTCCCAGCAAAGTAAACTGCGAAACGACCAGTAATTCTCCCGTGATATCAAGCAGGGACAAATTCATTTTCCCCTCCGAATCAGGAAAAATGCGCAGGTTTACAATTTTTTCCGATAAATACTGAACATCCTGCAAGGTATCCCCCTGTTCAACTCCCAGCAAAACAGTCAGGCCCCGTTCAATCCGGGAAACAATCTGCCCGTTCACCGCAACGCTTGCCTTATCGGTTAATTGGACTACAGCCCTCATGCCGTACCTCCTACACTAAGCGTCGCCCGATGCACACTGTATACATCTTTCACCCGACGGATTTTGGTCATAATATGCTCCAGTTGATTTAAATTGCTGATATCCAGTGTTAAAGTGATCACCGAGGTTTTATTCTTTTGCGGCCTTGCATTGACCGAGCTGACATTGGTCTTGCTTTCGGCGATCACCATGAGAATATCGGACAACATGCCAGCCCGGTCAACGCACTGTACCTCAATGGCCACCTTATAGACGCTGTCGGTATTGATGTCCCAGCTAACCTCAATCATCCGGGCGTACTCCTCGGGATGTCTTAAAATGTTCGTGCAGTCGGCCCGGTGAATGGATACGCCACGGCCTCGCGTAATATAGCCAAAGATCGGATCACCGGGGACAGGATTGCAGCAGCGCGCCAACCGCACCATTAGACCGCCTTCCCCTTCGACCAAAATGCCATGGCTGGATTTTTTCTTCGTATTGTGTTTCGGCTTCAAATCGGCCAACAGTTTCGACACATCGGGTGGCGCCGCTTCCCGCAATTCCTTTTTATAGATTTCAATAAATTTAGCCATGACGGCATGGGACGTAGTACCGCCAAAGCCCAATGCCGCAAACAAATCATCAGAATTTCCCGCTATATTCAGCTTCTTGGTAATTTCATTCAACCGGTCGCCTTTACTGACCTCTTTCCAGTCATAACCGAGTTTTTTGCATTCCTTCTCAATCAGTTCCCGGCCTTTGCTGATATTTTCTTCCCGTTTTTCCTTCTTAAACCATTGTCTTATCTTGTTTCGTGTATCGGAAGAGCCAACGATATTGAGCCAATCCCGGCTGGGACCGCTGCTTTGCTTGCTGGTAAGAATTTCGACAATATCGCCGTTTACCAACGTATACTCCAGTGGCACAATCCGGCCGTTCACTCTGGCGCCTACACAGCGATGTCCCACATCGGTGTGGATCCGGTAGGCAAAATCAATCGGTACCGATCCGGCCGGCAAATCGATGACATCACCTTTGGGCGAAAAAACAAACACCTCGTCGGCAAAAACATCCAGCTTCAACGTCTCCATGAATTCTCTGGGATCCCGTAAATCCTGCTGCCACTCCAGTAACTGACGCAACCAGGACAGCGTTTCATCAAAATCTTTGCTGGTCCCTTTACTGCCCTCTTTGTACTTCCAGTGAGCGGCAATGCCGCACTCGGAAATCCGGTGCATCTCCTGTGTCCTGATCTGGATCTCCAGGGGATGCCCTTCTGTCCCGATCACGGTCGTGTGCAGCGACTGATACATATTGGATTTGGGCATAGCAATATAGTCTTTAAACCGCAGCGGCAACGGCTTCCAAAGGGTATGCACGACACCTAACGCACCATAACAATCCTTTACGGTATCCACGATGATGCGGATGGCCGACAGGTCATAGATTTCACTCAGATCCTTATTTCCTTTAACCATCTTTCGGTAGATACTGTAAAAATGCTTAGGGCGCCCCTGAATGTCGGCCTTGATCTCCACTGCCTTCAGCCGTTCCGTCAATATGTCAATGGCGGAATTGATCAGCAACTCCCGCTCTTTGCGTTTTTGTTTTACCTTCTCAACGAGCTCATAATATTTATCAGGCTCCAGATAGCGAAAAGCCAAATCCTCCAGTTCCCATTTAATATTCGACATCCCCAGCCGATGAGCCAGTGGTGCAAATATCTCGATTGTCTCCTGGGCGATTTTTCGCTGTTTGGGTTCCGGCATATATTTCAAGGTACGCATATTATGCAATCGGTCGGCCAGCTTAATCATAACCACCCGTATATCCTTCGCCATCGCCAGAAACAGCTTTCGCTGATTTTCCAGTTGTTGCTCCTCTTTGGATTTATACTCAATCCGGCTAAGCTTGGTAACACCGTCTACCAGCATGGCGATTTCCTTGCCAAATTTCTTTTCCAGTTCCTCCAGAGAAAATTCCGTATCTTCCACGACATCATGCAGGAGTGATGCGCTGATGGTTACAGCATCAATTTGAAGATCAGCCAGGATCTTCGCGACACCCAGCGGATGGAGAATATACTCCTCGCCGGATATGCGCTTTTGCCCTTCGTGGGCATTATAGGCAAGGCGGTACGCCTCCTCAACGAGATGAATCGGAGCGTCCGGCTGGTAAGACTGTATCTGGCTGATAACATCTTCTATGGTTATATTGGTTTGTGTAGACATACGCATACCCCGCTATAAAACATATGATAATGAATTGAATTCTTACTTCAATAACTGACTAAAGAAACTACATTATATCCGGCCAATCTTTCTCGGCCCTGCAAATAGGACAGTTCAATCATAAAGGTTATGCCAGCCACCTCACCGCCCAGTTCCTCAATGAGAGCAATCGTGGCCAATGTCGTTCCGCCAGTGGCCAGCAAGTCATCGACAATTAATACCCTTTGTCCCGGCAAAATAGCATCCTTATGCACTTCCAGTGCATCATGACCGTACTCCAGCGAATACTGATGGCGGATTGTTTCAGCCGGCAGCTTGCCGGGTTTGCGCACAGGAATAAAACCTGCTCCCAGCGCATAGGCCACTGGTGCACCGACCGCAAAGCCACGTGCCTCCGGGCCGACCACCAAATCGATTTGCTGGTCTTTAAACGAACCGGCCAATTGATTAATGGCAGCTTGAAAAGCCTCGCCATCTTTCAGCAGCGTCGTGATATCCTTAAAGCGAATACCCGGCTCGGGGAAATCCATAACCACTCTAATTTTTTCTTTAAAATTCATCTGTACGGCCTCCTAATTCGTGATCCGGTATTATTAAGCTATCCATGTTAGAATTTCACCGGCAGTGGCCTCCATAAGTTGCCGAGCAAAACGGGAAAACTCCTCCAGTTTTGCTTGGCCCGCCCGAAACGTCAGAGACTGCTCAATATCCAATTTATGCCCGGGCGGTTTTGAAAGCGCTAGACGCCAGCAACCATCCTGTCCGTTCAGAACTTCCAGTAATTTCAACTCGGTCAGAATTTGCAGCGCAGCAGCCACACCGTCTTCTGTTATAACTATATTATACTTTTTAAAAATCATTTCTTTTATCGTCTGGGCCGTTATATCCACTGGTCGGTCTTGCTCAGTTTCGCTCCGCAGCAATAGGTAAACATACCCCGTAATCGCCCTATCAGGCAGGCTGGATTTAAGAAACGAACCGGTCTGACCAATATCGTTTTTGCCAAAGACCAAATGCAGCCGAAAACTGTCAGCGTCCCGTTCCAGCTTGCTGCATTGCTCGCTGAATTCCTTTTTATTCAATGCGGCATGGTAAAACACGACATGCCTTACCGCTGGAAGGGTAATGTCCACACAGGCATTGGGCACAAGTACAATTGCCTGCAGTTCCCGGCTCTGCCACCGGCTTTCTATCATCCCGCGCCGCTCGGCCGTGCATTGCTGGCTGTACCAGTCTACGGCAAACCGGCCGTCAGCAGCCAGCGTTAGCTGTCCGATCAACTCGCCTGCCTGCACCGCTGTATTTACATAAATAACCGTTTTTTCACCTGTCGCCAAAACTGTCAGGATATGTTCCAGCTTGTTGACGACATTGCGATAATCATGCAATTCCAAATGATGGTTTGACGATTTTATTATAGCATGGTTTTCTTTTTCTTTCACTGCCGGACGTACATCCAACGCCTTTAGCTGCAAATTCCGGGCACCGTTCCACTCGTTAATTTCCGGCACAAAAGCGACATCGACCCGGCCGCCGTTACCGATAACCGGAGCCAAAGAACCTAACTGCCAGGCAATCACATCGCTGCCGCATTTTTTTTGCTGAACTCTCATTTTCAGATGGCGTCCCTCCTGGCCGATCGCTCTGGCCTGAGACACCTCCAGGTTTTCACAGGCTAACAGCGGGGCGGCGTTTCCCATGCCATAGGGAGCCAATCGTTTCAATTCCTCCACCAAGCTGAAATCCACTTCTGTCAAAGAAACTAACGCATCAATCTGCAATTCCGGAATCAGGGCTTCCGGCGGTAGCACCTTTCCGGCAA
Protein-coding regions in this window:
- a CDS encoding adenine phosphoribosyltransferase; protein product: MNFKEKIRVVMDFPEPGIRFKDITTLLKDGEAFQAAINQLAGSFKDQQIDLVVGPEARGFAVGAPVAYALGAGFIPVRKPGKLPAETIRHQYSLEYGHDALEVHKDAILPGQRVLIVDDLLATGGTTLATIALIEELGGEVAGITFMIELSYLQGRERLAGYNVVSLVSY